In Antarcticibacterium arcticum, the genomic stretch GCAGTACCCCGAATAAGATGCCATTTTATTAAAACCTGTGCTGGTGAGGCGCCATGTTTTTTAGCGATTTGAACAATAGTACTGTTTTCAAGTAAAGAAGGTTCATTACTAGCCTTCATAGCACTGGATCTGTCCCCACTACCCAGCGGAGAATATGCAGTTAAATGTATATTATTCCGGCTGCAGAATTCCAGCATTTTATGTTGCTGCAGGAAAGGATGCAGTTCAATTTGATTCATTTCGGGCGGTTCGGGAGAATCTTCGATCAACTCCTCAAGCCTGGGAATACTAAAATTTGATACTCCCACATGTTTAGATAAACCCAGGTCTCTTGCTTCAAGCATTTTATTCCATGTATCAATTATGGGCGCCTCATCCAGGGATAGATATTCGTCATTCGATTGTGGAAAAGCAACGCCGGGCTTAAAGGCAACCGGCCAGTGAATAAGGTAAAGATCAAGATATTCCAGCTGCAAATCTTTTAAAGTGATTTTAAGAGCGGGGATCACATCCTCTTTTAAATGGGCATTGTTCCAAAGTTTGGAAGTGATCCAGAGGTCCTCTCGTTTTACTTTGCCTTCTTTAAAGATCTCGGCCAGGGCCTCTCCAATTTCGGCTTCATTTCCGTAAGTAGCAGCACAATCAATGTGTCTGTACCCATTTCTAATTGCCGTTTTAACGGCTTCTCCCACTTCGCCTTTGCCAGACTTCCACGTTCCAAGTCCTATCGCGGGCATTTCATCTCCATTGCTGAATTTTAATTTTAACATAGCTAATATTTTTTCTTCAAGATATGAAGGAATAGGGACAGCTACCAGAACCCGGGAGTATTTAGCACAATTTTAGTAATTGCTTCGCGGGTGGAAATCTTTAATCACCTCTCTCAAATGACTTTTATCCACGTGCATATAGATCTCTGTGGTGGTGATGCTCTCATGACCCAGCATTTGTTGGATCGCCCTTAGATCGGCCCCATTCTCAAGGAGGTGGGTTGCAAAGGAATGCCGGAAGGTGTGCGGACTTATATTTTTATTAAGATTGGCCGTGAGCGCCAAATTTTTTACAATAGTAAAGATCATGGCACGGGTAAGCTTATTTCCCCTTCGGTTAAGAAAGACAACATCTGAAGCTAATTTTTTTACAGAGACCCTGTTTCTTGAATTTTCCAGATATTGGGTGATATAATTTTGGGTGATTTCTCCAATAGGAACGAAACGTTCCTTATCTCCTTTCCCGGTGATTTTTATAAAACCTTCCTGAAAGTATAGATCAGAGATATTAAGATCAATTACTTCTGAAACCCGCAAGCCACAGCCGTAGAGAGTTTCAATAATAGCACGGTTTCTTTCACCTTCATTGGTGCTTAAGTCTACGGCCGCAATCAAGTCATCAATCTCATTAAGGGAAAGGGTATCTGGCAATTTACGCCCTGTTTTGGGTGATTCAATCAATTCCATAGGATTGTCATCACGGTACCCTTCAAAAATGAGGTAATTAAAAAAGCTTTTAAGTCCCGAAATAATTCTGGATTGTGACCGGGCATTCAGGATCTTGGCAACCTCATAAATGAAATGCTGAAGGATCTCCCCTGTAATTTTTGTAGGAGAAACCCTTATTTCATTTGTGCTTAAATGGTTAATAAGTTTGGAAATATCTAAGGAATAGTTTTGAACCGAATTTTTTGCAAGGCCCCGTTCTATCAGTAAAAAATGCTCAAAATCCTTTTGTGCTTGTTGCCAGTTCATTAGCCAGGTTATTAACAATTTGTGTTTCAGTATTAGTAATACTTTATGTTTTAATAAGCTTTCCTTAACAAATGTAAGTCTAATTTTGTCCACGAACTTTAAAACTAGAAAATATGAAAAAGTCATTTTTAGCAATAGCGATTGGATTATTTGGATTTACAGCTACTATGAACGCTCAGGAATCTGTTATGTTTGGAGCGAAAGGTGGGGCTAACTTTGCAACCTTTGCGGGAGACGGGGTGAATGCCTGGAATGACCCTTCAGGAAGAACTTCCTTCCACCTGGGTATGTTGGCAGAAATTCCATTATCGGAGCGTTTCTCAATTCAGCCGGAGGTTTTATATTCAGGACAGGGATATGATATTTCCAACAGGAACAATGCCGATGATATAGAATATCAATTGGATTATATAAATGTACCGGTAATTGCAAAGGTGTATGTTTTTGATGGGTTTGCTCTTGAAGCAGGGCCGCAGGTTGGATTTTTGGTAAAAAGTGAAGTAGATTACAAACCTTCCACCGTTAATGAAGGAGATATTTCATTAAATGAGGACCAGTTCAATACTGTAGATTTTAGTGTTGCTTTAGGTGCTTCCTATAAGTTTAGAGGTGGATTTTTTCTAAGCGGACGTTATAATATTGGTCTAAGTGATATTTATGATGACAGTTTCGCGAACAACATCTTCTCTGGTGCAGATGCTAAACACTCTGTAATCCAGGCCGGTGTAGGATTTATGTTTTAATAAATCTTAATTAAGTTATTTGAAAGGTGCAGGAATTTTCCTGCACCTTTTTTTGTTTTCAGGATTTTTTAAGCCTACTACTTTTTCTATTTTTAGATATTTATAAATCTCCCCTTAATGAAGAAGAAAATATTATTTTCACTGCTATCGTTTTTCTTTTTACAAGAGTCCTTTGCACAATTTACTTTTGGAGCTAAGGCAGGGGTAAACCTGGCAAATATTGAGGTGCAGGAATTTAATTCTCAAAATCGTACCGGTTTTCACGCAGGGTTTTTGGCAGAGATAACCTTTGGGAAACGCTTATACTTTTCTACGGAAGTTTTATATTCATCTCAGGGATTTAAAGATGTAGAGAATTCTACAGAAAATGAATCTTCCAGGGAATTCGCTACAGAATTGGGTTATTTACAGTCTCCTTTCCTTTTAAAATACAGGATCATAGAAGGTTTGAATATTCAGGCGGGGCCACAAATGGGGTTATTGATTTCGGCGATCACGAGAGGACCGGATTCAAAACAGGATGACAAATATCTCTATTCAGATTTTGATTACGGGATGACTTTTGGACTTGGTTATAAATTTTATCAGGGATTATTTGTTCAGGGAAGATACAATTGGGGATTAGGTACTATATATGAAAAGGATAAGCTACCACAAGCCGGTAATGAAGAAAATGCCAGAAACAGGGTGATTCAGTTTTCAATAGGGTATATGTTTTGAAGATTTTTCATTAAATGTAGATTTAAAATAGGTGTGAGGTAAGTCTTACACCTAATTTTTTGAAAATAATTGAACGTATCTTAAAAATTACTAGCTTTATGTTATATAACCAATTAAATAATTAGATTATGAAAAATCATTTACTTATTGTAATTATTTCTCTTATGTCTTTAGGGGGAGCCCAGGCTCAGGAGTATTTTAATTTTGGGGTCAAGGGAGGTGTGAATTTTGCTACACTTACAGGGGATGATGCAGATGAGCTGGATGCGAAAATGAAAACAGGTTTTCATTTGGGAGTATTAGCTGAAATAATGATCTCCGATAAATTCGGAATTCAACCGGAGGTGCTCTATTCTTCCCAGGGAGCAAAGTCTGATGTCGCAATGTTTGAGGAATTTGGAGGAAATGTGGACGTAGATATTAAACTGGACTACATTGCCGTACCGGTAATGTTGAAGTATTTTGTTGCACCAGGCTTCAGCCTTGAAGCGGGACCACAGTTCTCCTTTTTATCAAAATCTGAAATCGAGGCTGAATTTGGAGGTGAAACAGAAACTGAGGATATCAAAGATGACACCGAGTCTTTTGACCTTGGGGCAGCCTTTGGGGTTGGCTATGGATTACCACAGGGATTTCTTGTACAGGCCAGGTATGTTATGGGCTTCTCTGATGTTTATACAGATTCTGATGCCAGAAACAGCGTGATACAGCTTTCGGTAGGTTGGAAATTTTAAAGATAAAATAGGCGATGTTTTCATTATGTCAATGAAAACCTCAAAATATCAAAACGACGTGAGATTCCCTTACGTCTTTTTTAATGCCCTTATAATTTAAACTGTTCATAAAAGTTGTAAATTTATGATACACAACCAATTAAATAATTGAAATATGAAAAAATCTTTCTTTATTGTATTAATTGCATTATTTTTCATTTCTTCTGCTTTTTCTCAAAGCAATTTTAGGATTGGAGTAAATGCAGGTATCCCCGTGGGGGACATTGAAGAATTCACCACTTTTCAGTTAGGAGCAGATGTGGCCTATCTCTATCCTGTTTCCAACCTATTTAGCGTAGGAGCATTGGCAGGGTATTCCCGATATTTTGGAGATGATGTTTCAACTCCTCTTGGAAATATTAACGTAGATGATATTTCATTTCTTCCCATCGCCGCATCGGCCCGTTTCGGATTTGAAAATTCCTTATTCGTAGGTGCAGACCTGGGATACGCTGTAGGCCTGGACGATGGCAATGACGGCGGATTCTATTACCGACCCAAACTTGGATATGCATTTGGACCGGTTGCCTTAATCGCATCATTTTCCGGGATAAGTGTAGATGGAGGAGACGTTTCCTCAGTTAACCTGGGCGTGGAGTTTGGATTTTAACTTTAAAGAACTTATTTAAAAAACGGAGGGCCAACTGGCCCCCGTTTTTCATTTCTATAACTCATATATCTCTGCTTTTTTAGTGGCTAAAATTTAAATATCTTTAGACCATGAAATTACTTATTATCAATGGCCCCAACCTGAACCTACTGGGAACACGCGAGCCGGACACTTATGGGAAGGAAAGTTTTGAAGATTATTTTTCAAAACTTCAGTTTAAGTTTCGTGAAACCGAATTGTCCTATTACCAAAGCAATATTGAGGGGGAGCTTATAGATCGCCTTCAGCAAGCCGATAAGGAATTTGACGGGGTGATCCTCAATGCAGCTGCTTATACACATACATCTATTGGAATTGGAGATGCTGTAAAAGCTATTTCTATTCCGGTAGTGGAGGTGCA encodes the following:
- the xerD gene encoding site-specific tyrosine recombinase XerD, producing MNWQQAQKDFEHFLLIERGLAKNSVQNYSLDISKLINHLSTNEIRVSPTKITGEILQHFIYEVAKILNARSQSRIISGLKSFFNYLIFEGYRDDNPMELIESPKTGRKLPDTLSLNEIDDLIAAVDLSTNEGERNRAIIETLYGCGLRVSEVIDLNISDLYFQEGFIKITGKGDKERFVPIGEITQNYITQYLENSRNRVSVKKLASDVVFLNRRGNKLTRAMIFTIVKNLALTANLNKNISPHTFRHSFATHLLENGADLRAIQQMLGHESITTTEIYMHVDKSHLREVIKDFHPRSNY
- a CDS encoding porin family protein, with translation MKKSFLAIAIGLFGFTATMNAQESVMFGAKGGANFATFAGDGVNAWNDPSGRTSFHLGMLAEIPLSERFSIQPEVLYSGQGYDISNRNNADDIEYQLDYINVPVIAKVYVFDGFALEAGPQVGFLVKSEVDYKPSTVNEGDISLNEDQFNTVDFSVALGASYKFRGGFFLSGRYNIGLSDIYDDSFANNIFSGADAKHSVIQAGVGFMF
- a CDS encoding aldo/keto reductase, which produces MLKLKFSNGDEMPAIGLGTWKSGKGEVGEAVKTAIRNGYRHIDCAATYGNEAEIGEALAEIFKEGKVKREDLWITSKLWNNAHLKEDVIPALKITLKDLQLEYLDLYLIHWPVAFKPGVAFPQSNDEYLSLDEAPIIDTWNKMLEARDLGLSKHVGVSNFSIPRLEELIEDSPEPPEMNQIELHPFLQQHKMLEFCSRNNIHLTAYSPLGSGDRSSAMKASNEPSLLENSTIVQIAKKHGASPAQVLIKWHLIRGTAVIPKSTTPQRIIENLGSAGVSLTEDELHKISELDKHYRYVTGEFFVTKGNSYSNIYDEDDYKEK
- a CDS encoding porin family protein, with the protein product MKNHLLIVIISLMSLGGAQAQEYFNFGVKGGVNFATLTGDDADELDAKMKTGFHLGVLAEIMISDKFGIQPEVLYSSQGAKSDVAMFEEFGGNVDVDIKLDYIAVPVMLKYFVAPGFSLEAGPQFSFLSKSEIEAEFGGETETEDIKDDTESFDLGAAFGVGYGLPQGFLVQARYVMGFSDVYTDSDARNSVIQLSVGWKF
- a CDS encoding type II 3-dehydroquinate dehydratase; this translates as MKLLIINGPNLNLLGTREPDTYGKESFEDYFSKLQFKFRETELSYYQSNIEGELIDRLQQADKEFDGVILNAAAYTHTSIGIGDAVKAISIPVVEVHISNTFSRESFRHTSYISANAKGIIIGFGLPVYDLAIQSFINK
- a CDS encoding porin family protein; the encoded protein is MKKKILFSLLSFFFLQESFAQFTFGAKAGVNLANIEVQEFNSQNRTGFHAGFLAEITFGKRLYFSTEVLYSSQGFKDVENSTENESSREFATELGYLQSPFLLKYRIIEGLNIQAGPQMGLLISAITRGPDSKQDDKYLYSDFDYGMTFGLGYKFYQGLFVQGRYNWGLGTIYEKDKLPQAGNEENARNRVIQFSIGYMF